Below is a window of Flavobacterium sp. CFS9 DNA.
TGTAATAGTTCAGGAGAAGCATTTCCTCTATTGGCTACTTTTAAATAGTACTCTCTGGCGTATATAAAAGAGTACAGATCGTATTCTTTATCTCCTTTTTTTGAGGTTTCTTTCTGAGCGTATCCTAAAGAGGTCACTAAAAACAGACACGAAATAAAATATAGGTATTTTTTCATTTTTGAGGTGTTTTAAGTTAGACTAAAAGAAACGTGGCGATAGTATTTTCTTTCTCAGATTGAAGAGCTCGAACCGAAGGAAAATCTCATGAGATCCACTATTGTAGCGACTCAACTTGGTGGTTTCCCAATCATAAGCATATCCTACCATAAACTTATCTGATATCTGGAATCCTGCCATAGCACTTACGGCCGCATCCCAACGATAAGCCACTCCCAGTGTAAATTTTTCACTAAACAGAACATTAGCCGAAACATCCACTGATAAAGGTGCTCCACTTACCGCTTTGACCAGTAATGCCGGTTTTAGTTTTATAAAATAATCCAGATCGAAAACATAACCTGTTATAAAATACAGGTGAATACGCTCTGAAGCAGTGCTATTTACATTGGAGTTGTAATGTTTGGTTTCTAACAAATTAGGAGAACTTAACCCTGCATAAAACTTTTTAGTATAATAGTAAGCTCCTACTCCAACCTGCGGCGAAAGTCGGTTTTCTATATTGTACTGAAGGTTAGGATCATTGGGGTCAAAAGCTCCTGTATTGGCCTTTGAGAAATCGACACTCAGTAAATTAAAACCTCCGTTTACTCCTAAAGAAAGTGTTTTTCCGTCATCAACCGGAATTTGATAGCTGATGGCACCGTTTACAGTGGTTTCGTCTGAGATAAAAATTTTATCACTTACTATAGAAAGTCCAAGACCTAAACGGTTTCCCACCGGACTATGAATCGTAAAATTCATAGTCTCGGGAGCTCCGTTTAATCCAACCCACTGATTGCGGTACAAACCAATTATGCTAAGCATGTCCCGGGTTCCTGTATACGCTGAGTTGATGGTCATGGTATTGTACATATATTGTGTATACTGCGAATCCTGCTGTGCCCGACTGCCTTGTGCTGTTAATAAGCTCAACAACATCATTATTCCTATATATGATTTCGTAATTTTCATTTCGTTAGATTTTTATATTAAATAATTCAGGCTTTTAGTCAGGCATGATATACAATGGTCCTGCCAGATTGTGCGATTCTCCAAACTCATCTACATAATACAGTACATAGTAGTACGTACCGGTAGGCAATTTTTTGTTTCTGTCAATGGTCACACGTCCGTCTGAATATCCTTCAAACAACTCTCCTTTCGATCCGTATCCTTCTGCTCCGAAGACTTTTATACCCCAACGGTTATAGATTTCTACGGTATTATTAGGATAAAGTTCAAGTCCCGGAATGATCCATTTGTCATTGTAACCATCTCCGCCAGGAGTAATAATATCAGGAACTTTTAATTGTACCCTTATCAAATTAACTACTGTAGCATCATCAGGATCGCCATCATTATTTATGTCCACATTTTTCGGATCATTTGGATTATCTGAATAATCAGAAACCAATTTACCATTCGTATCTGCTGCAATTACAATCGCCTGATTCAGTATAAATCCTCGTTTGATATCATCAGCTGTAATGACATAACTTCCTGTAAATGCATCCCTAAGAACCTGTCCTACTAACAATTGATCGATATGGGTACGGTTAAGTACAATACCAGATAAATCGTCTTTCAGATCAAGATCAAACAGATCAAGTTCGCCGGTATTCGTTACATCGAATGTGTATGACATCGTTTCTCCGACAGAGGCAAAACCGTCCTTATTCTCGTCATTAAACGTACCGACTTTAAGTAAGCTTATTGATGATTTCGCTGCCTGCAATACCAGAACCGTAGGATCATCAGTAGTGTTACCATCGGTATCGTTACCATTATCAGACACATCCGTAACTTTCAGACGTCTTGCATCGGTAGCATCAGCCACAACCGTATTACTAATATTGCCGTTTGTCACATTTTGGGCAGTAATTAGATAGGTAGCAATGTAAGTTGCCGTCTCACCAACTTTCAGACTTCCCTGAGGTGAACCCTGGTTATTACTTTGGAATATAGGGCCTGT
It encodes the following:
- a CDS encoding type IX secretion system membrane protein PorP/SprF, giving the protein MKITKSYIGIMMLLSLLTAQGSRAQQDSQYTQYMYNTMTINSAYTGTRDMLSIIGLYRNQWVGLNGAPETMNFTIHSPVGNRLGLGLSIVSDKIFISDETTVNGAISYQIPVDDGKTLSLGVNGGFNLLSVDFSKANTGAFDPNDPNLQYNIENRLSPQVGVGAYYYTKKFYAGLSSPNLLETKHYNSNVNSTASERIHLYFITGYVFDLDYFIKLKPALLVKAVSGAPLSVDVSANVLFSEKFTLGVAYRWDAAVSAMAGFQISDKFMVGYAYDWETTKLSRYNSGSHEIFLRFELFNLRKKILSPRFF